GCCTGGTGATGTTCTTGAGGTTGCTGGCCTTGTCCTGCAGCGCGGCGAGCTTGGCCTGCCCGGCCTGCAGGTTCAATTGCGCGGCCGCGGCCATTGTTTGGTTCGTGACACGGTTCAGCATGGCTTACCTTCCCACCAATCCGGTGTGGTTGATCAGGACATCGAGGGCTTCATCCACGGCCGTCATGGCCCGGGCTGCCGCTTGGTAAGCGTGCTGGTTGCTCAGGAGGCTGATGTTCTCCTCGTCGAGGCTGACGGACGCCCCGGAGGAACGCTGCCCGACGGCGGCAGCGCTCGCCGCGTCGGCGAGCTGCTGGTGCTGCTGTGCCGACTGGGACGCCGTGCCGATCCCAGTGACGATTCCGGACCACAGGGCGTCAGGGGATCCTTGCCCCGTGCCGATTTGGGCAACGGCGTCCGCGATTTTGCCGTCGAGGGCGCCGGAACTCGGAGCACCGGTCGCGATTCCCGCGGCGCTCGTCGGGACAATGCTGAGGGACAGTGCTGCTGGGGCACCAGGCGTGGTTGCGAAGAAATCGAGGTTCGAGGCGCCCGTGGTGGACTGCCCGGTGCGATGCACGGCATTGACGTCGTCCATGAGTTTGGTGGCGAAGGCGTTGTAGGAAGCGGCGGCCTCGGAGATGGCCCCTCCCGCGCCTCCCGCGGCCGGTGCGAGAAGGGAGACCGCGCCGGCGAGCTTTCCGCCGTCGAGCGGAACCGCCACACCGGGGCGGTCCGCCCATTCCAACTGCACTCCGTAACCCGAGCCGCCCATGCTTGCCTGGCCGCTCAGGGTGAGCTCGCGGTGGGAAGTACCCGAGACGATGGCGTTACCGCCGACGAAGACATCCATCGTGCCGTCGGCGTTGTCCCGGGCAGTTCCACCAGCCAAAGAGGCGATGGTTTCAGCCACCTTGTTACGTGCGTCGATGAGCTCATTGGCGGAACCGCCCGAGGCCGTGACGGAACGGATGGTTGCGTTGAAACCGGCCACCCGGGCGGCGGCGTCGTTCAGGGTGGAGACGGTGCTTTGGGCTTCGCCGCGAATCCGCGTCCACTGGGAATCCAAGGCCCTGTAGCCCGCGGACACGGTGTTGACGAGGGTGGTGCCAGCTTGAAGCAGCACGCCAGCCGGGGCTGCTTCTCCCGGGTGGTTGGAGACGCCCTGCCACGAGGACCAGAAAGTTTGGAGCGCCGTCGATATTCCCGCGGGGCCGGGCTCGTTCAGGGAGCCTTCGAGTTGCTGGAGTTCGGTGGACCGATAGCCCGCGAAACCTGCCTGGGCCGCACCGGAACGCACCCCGGCGTCGAGGAAACTGTTGCCCAGGCGGGCGATCCCATCCACCGACACGCCTTGACCTGCCTGTGCGCCCGCCGCGAAGAGGCCGGTGCGTGCCGGTGCGCCGACGGCCGATTGCTCGATCCGCTGCCTCGTGTACCCGTCAGTGCCGGCGTTGGCGATGTTCTGTCCGGCAACGTTGATGCCCTGCTGCGCTGCGGTCAGGCCCAGGTAGGCCGTATTGAGTCCGCCGAATGTGCTCACTGCTGTGTCCTTTGGGTGATCCGGGCCCTCAGTGGTCCGGCCTTTGGTTGTCCGCCGTGTTCCGGTCAGAATTGCTGGTCGAAAAGGCGGGACGGGGCTGAGTCGGCTGTCCTGCTTTGGGAACCTGTCCGGCCGTGGGAATCGTAGGTCCCGGCCGCCGGCTTCAGATCCGCCATGGTTTCCTGGGTGGAACGGACGGCCGCGCGAAGGAACTGCTCGTTCGAATCACGCAACTCCTTGATGGTGGCAGTCTGTTGCTGCATCGCGTTCAGGTGCGAGGACAGGACATCAGCCCAGGCTTCTTCCGGAGCGGACGCGGCCAGCTCGCCCAGTGAAGACTCGGCAGGCAAGCCCCATTGCTCTGCCACCGCCGCCACTTCCACCGCCCTTGCAAGCCCGGCCTTGGACAGGTGTCCCAGGACCTGTTCCACTTCCCGGGTGCCATGCGGCAACCAGCGGGATTTTCCTGCCGTGAGGAGCAGTTGCTCTTCCTCCAACTTGAATGTCAGCAGATCCAGTAGCTCACGTTCTCGCCACAGCAGGGCCGACAGTTCATGGATGGCCATGGCGGGTCAACTCCAGTTCCGGGTTCGTTTTTCGGGTGCGTTGCCGCGGGAAAGCACTTCCCCTGTGCCTTCACCGCGCTGAAAACAACTATCGGCTGCCGCGGCCCAT
This genomic interval from Arthrobacter sp. FW306-2-2C-D06B contains the following:
- the flgK gene encoding flagellar hook-associated protein FlgK, encoding MSTFGGLNTAYLGLTAAQQGINVAGQNIANAGTDGYTRQRIEQSAVGAPARTGLFAAGAQAGQGVSVDGIARLGNSFLDAGVRSGAAQAGFAGYRSTELQQLEGSLNEPGPAGISTALQTFWSSWQGVSNHPGEAAPAGVLLQAGTTLVNTVSAGYRALDSQWTRIRGEAQSTVSTLNDAAARVAGFNATIRSVTASGGSANELIDARNKVAETIASLAGGTARDNADGTMDVFVGGNAIVSGTSHRELTLSGQASMGGSGYGVQLEWADRPGVAVPLDGGKLAGAVSLLAPAAGGAGGAISEAAASYNAFATKLMDDVNAVHRTGQSTTGASNLDFFATTPGAPAALSLSIVPTSAAGIATGAPSSGALDGKIADAVAQIGTGQGSPDALWSGIVTGIGTASQSAQQHQQLADAASAAAVGQRSSGASVSLDEENISLLSNQHAYQAAARAMTAVDEALDVLINHTGLVGR
- a CDS encoding flagellar protein FlgN, whose protein sequence is MAIHELSALLWRERELLDLLTFKLEEEQLLLTAGKSRWLPHGTREVEQVLGHLSKAGLARAVEVAAVAEQWGLPAESSLGELAASAPEEAWADVLSSHLNAMQQQTATIKELRDSNEQFLRAAVRSTQETMADLKPAAGTYDSHGRTGSQSRTADSAPSRLFDQQF